One Streptomyces sp. NBC_01217 genomic region harbors:
- a CDS encoding IS5 family transposase yields MTDAEWAEVRSVMPVPAWLLKRGGRPEAFCHREMLDAVRYLVDNGVKWTALPVDFPYWRAVYDFFRRWRSYDYVRELYERLRRSARERTGRNAEPSGGIIDSQSVDASETVGEDSRGYDGGKSCDGRKRHILTDTEGLLLEVTVTTADVHDSKAAPALLETFMDQPGRLLKLVWVDSACQGPALAKAFARHGVRVEVVRRSDGQRGFVVLARRWVVERTLSWLSRSRRLNRDHERRPDHHQQMVWWAAVIRLSRRLAGDAPHGPDKRPGRLLRARA; encoded by the coding sequence ATGACGGACGCGGAGTGGGCCGAGGTCCGCTCCGTGATGCCGGTGCCGGCCTGGCTCCTGAAGCGGGGCGGGCGTCCGGAGGCGTTTTGCCATCGCGAGATGCTCGACGCGGTGCGCTACCTCGTCGACAACGGTGTGAAGTGGACGGCTCTGCCGGTCGACTTCCCGTACTGGCGGGCGGTCTACGATTTCTTCCGCCGCTGGCGGTCCTACGACTACGTGCGTGAGCTGTACGAACGCCTGCGACGCTCGGCGAGGGAACGCACGGGCCGCAACGCCGAGCCCAGTGGGGGGATCATCGACAGTCAGTCGGTGGACGCCTCCGAAACCGTCGGTGAGGACAGTCGCGGATACGACGGGGGCAAGTCATGTGACGGCCGCAAGCGCCACATCCTGACCGACACAGAGGGCCTGCTCCTGGAGGTCACCGTGACCACGGCCGACGTGCACGACTCCAAGGCCGCCCCCGCGCTGCTGGAGACGTTCATGGACCAGCCGGGCCGGCTGCTGAAGCTGGTATGGGTCGACAGTGCCTGCCAGGGGCCGGCCTTGGCGAAGGCGTTCGCCCGCCACGGAGTGCGCGTCGAGGTCGTGCGCCGCTCCGACGGACAACGCGGATTTGTCGTACTGGCCCGCAGGTGGGTGGTGGAGCGAACGCTGAGCTGGCTCTCCCGCTCACGCCGCCTCAACCGCGACCACGAACGCCGCCCCGATCACCACCAGCAGATGGTGTGGTGGGCCGCCGTGATCAGGCTGTCGAGGCGCCTGGCCGGGGACGCTCCGCACGGGCCGGACAAGCGCCCCGGCCGACTGCTCCGGGCGCGGGCATGA
- a CDS encoding rhomboid family intramembrane serine protease gives MDQKPPGDQDRSAAMDGSLSCYRHPGRGTHIRCTRCDRPICPECMVNASVGFQCPDCVRQGSGTGHGPAANQPRTVAGGAVTADPRLVTKILLGINVALFIAVQVRGEALVNDLMLLGRATTYSGGPVEGVAEGQWYRLVTSMFLHQEVWHIMFNMLGLWWLGGPLEAMLGRARYLTLYMLSGLAGGALTYWLSAPVQGSLGASGAIFGLLGATIVLMRRLNYDMRPVFVLLAVNLVITFNPWGGIAWQAHVGGLIAGTVVAIGMVHAPRERRALVQYGTCALVLVAVVAVVFARTAALT, from the coding sequence ATGGACCAGAAGCCGCCGGGCGACCAGGACCGTTCCGCCGCCATGGACGGCTCGCTGAGCTGCTACCGCCACCCCGGCCGTGGGACGCACATCCGGTGCACCAGGTGCGACCGGCCGATCTGCCCCGAGTGCATGGTCAATGCCTCGGTCGGCTTCCAGTGCCCGGACTGCGTCCGCCAGGGCTCCGGTACGGGACACGGCCCGGCCGCCAATCAGCCGCGTACCGTCGCCGGCGGCGCCGTCACGGCCGACCCCCGACTCGTCACCAAGATCCTTCTCGGTATCAACGTCGCCCTGTTCATCGCCGTACAGGTGAGGGGTGAGGCACTGGTCAACGACCTGATGCTGCTCGGCCGCGCGACGACCTACTCCGGCGGGCCGGTGGAAGGCGTGGCCGAGGGCCAGTGGTACCGGCTGGTGACATCGATGTTCCTGCACCAGGAGGTGTGGCACATCATGTTCAACATGCTGGGGCTGTGGTGGCTCGGCGGGCCACTGGAGGCGATGCTCGGCCGCGCCCGCTACCTCACGCTCTACATGCTCTCCGGCCTGGCGGGCGGCGCCCTCACCTACTGGCTCTCCGCGCCCGTACAGGGCTCGCTCGGAGCCTCCGGAGCGATCTTCGGACTGCTGGGCGCCACCATCGTGCTCATGCGCCGGCTCAACTACGACATGCGCCCGGTCTTCGTGCTTCTCGCGGTGAACCTCGTCATCACCTTCAACCCCTGGGGCGGAATCGCCTGGCAGGCGCACGTCGGCGGTCTGATCGCGGGCACCGTGGTCGCGATCGGCATGGTGCACGCGCCCCGCGAGCGGCGCGCGCTGGTGCAGTACGGCACCTGCGCCCTGGTCCTGGTGGCCGTGGTCGCCGTCGTTTTCGCCAGGACGGCCGCGCTGACCTGA
- a CDS encoding class E sortase, with protein sequence MSVRLIVRTFSELCITVGAVIVLFVVYVLFWTGVKAQGATEGQIDTLRDQWAQGTVSAPAPDASPTPDASPTPSTPPAPAAYRDGKPFAMLYIPRFGKGWEWPVLENTEVRTLRRGLGHYAGTARLGATGNFAVAGHRRTYGDPFKDFPKLRQGDAVVLTDGTTWFTYRIDKKPYRTVPSDTGVIDPVPRKSGFDGPGRYLTLTTCDPEWGSSHRLIAWAHLDATQPVTDGRPTAFHS encoded by the coding sequence GTGTCGGTGCGACTGATCGTGAGAACGTTCAGCGAACTCTGCATCACCGTCGGCGCCGTGATCGTGCTCTTTGTGGTGTACGTGCTGTTCTGGACGGGCGTGAAGGCCCAAGGAGCGACCGAGGGGCAGATCGACACCCTCCGCGACCAGTGGGCGCAGGGCACGGTGTCGGCACCTGCGCCGGACGCATCCCCGACTCCGGACGCGTCCCCTACGCCGTCGACGCCGCCCGCGCCTGCGGCGTACCGGGACGGGAAGCCGTTCGCGATGCTGTACATACCCCGCTTCGGCAAGGGCTGGGAGTGGCCCGTCCTGGAGAACACCGAGGTCAGGACCTTGCGCAGGGGGCTCGGTCATTACGCGGGGACCGCCCGCCTCGGCGCGACGGGCAATTTCGCGGTGGCCGGACACCGTCGCACCTACGGGGATCCGTTCAAGGACTTCCCGAAGCTGCGGCAGGGCGACGCGGTGGTGCTGACGGACGGGACGACGTGGTTCACGTACCGCATCGACAAGAAGCCCTACCGGACGGTGCCGAGCGACACCGGGGTCATCGACCCGGTCCCCCGCAAGTCCGGTTTCGACGGGCCGGGCCGCTATCTGACGCTGACCACCTGCGACCCCGAATGGGGCAGCAGCCACCGGCTGATCGCCTGGGCGCACCTCGATGCGA
- a CDS encoding Uma2 family endonuclease: MLAEEFERIAAAAEREGVRMEFIHGRLGVKAVPDGDHDEIIRWLMKHCMQHQPDLWLYPERGLRIERYRKGNAKPDGALAPEGSFAGQGEWADPGQVVMVVEVTSYDSDTDKRDREEKPAAYAQTGIPVYLLIDRDTCETLVYSEPDGDTYASLLRRPFGRTVELPAPLGFALDTEPLKNWVR; the protein is encoded by the coding sequence ATGCTGGCCGAGGAGTTCGAGCGCATCGCTGCCGCCGCCGAGCGTGAAGGCGTCCGGATGGAGTTCATCCACGGCAGGCTGGGAGTCAAAGCGGTGCCCGACGGCGACCACGACGAGATCATCCGCTGGCTGATGAAACACTGCATGCAGCACCAGCCCGACCTGTGGCTCTACCCCGAACGCGGCCTGCGCATCGAGCGCTACCGCAAAGGCAACGCCAAACCGGACGGTGCTCTCGCCCCTGAAGGCAGCTTCGCCGGACAAGGCGAGTGGGCTGACCCCGGGCAGGTCGTAATGGTCGTCGAGGTCACCTCGTACGACAGCGACACCGACAAGCGTGACCGCGAGGAGAAGCCGGCCGCGTACGCCCAGACCGGCATCCCCGTCTACCTGCTGATCGACCGCGACACCTGCGAAACCCTCGTCTACAGCGAACCCGACGGCGACACCTACGCCAGCCTGCTGCGCCGCCCCTTCGGCCGCACCGTCGAACTTCCCGCCCCGCTCGGCTTCGCCCTCGACACCGAACCGCTCAAGAACTGGGTCCGCTGA
- a CDS encoding DUF5324 family protein: protein MTRIDSVRAATDSAKDSVQHAAEVVAPYADTAKDQAAQLAYEARALLAPKVSKAAQQARVQYDAHLAPRIELARAHVPPKVDEAAQRAALRTRRAARSAADYTVPRVGQAMAAAQPVAEEATARSAAALAALRSQVTAKEIRQLTRKHERRAKAGRLFKGLAVLGVAAGAAYAAWRWWDKQANPDWLVEPPAPTEVSDRAPLSSVDGSGPTSLDPEVQAKQAETENKRTDGPEGVDGTDLDDRR from the coding sequence GTGACCCGCATCGACAGCGTGCGCGCCGCAACCGACTCGGCGAAGGACAGCGTGCAGCACGCCGCGGAAGTGGTGGCGCCCTACGCCGACACGGCCAAGGACCAGGCCGCACAACTTGCGTACGAGGCCCGCGCACTGCTCGCGCCGAAGGTGTCGAAGGCAGCCCAGCAGGCCCGTGTCCAGTACGACGCGCACCTCGCACCACGTATCGAACTGGCCCGTGCCCATGTACCCCCGAAGGTCGACGAGGCCGCCCAGCGCGCCGCGCTCCGCACCCGCCGGGCCGCCCGCAGCGCCGCGGACTACACCGTGCCGCGCGTCGGGCAGGCGATGGCCGCCGCCCAGCCCGTGGCCGAGGAGGCGACGGCCCGCAGCGCCGCCGCACTGGCAGCGCTGCGCAGCCAGGTGACCGCGAAGGAGATCAGGCAGCTGACCAGGAAGCACGAGCGGCGGGCGAAGGCAGGGCGGCTGTTCAAGGGGCTCGCCGTGCTCGGCGTCGCGGCGGGCGCCGCCTACGCCGCCTGGAGGTGGTGGGACAAGCAGGCCAACCCGGACTGGCTGGTCGAACCGCCTGCTCCCACTGAGGTCTCCGACCGCGCACCGCTGTCCTCGGTCGACGGCAGCGGTCCGACGTCGCTCGACCCGGAGGTCCAGGCCAAGCAGGCGGAGACGGAGAACAAGAGGACGGATGGCCCGGAGGGTGTGGACGGCACAGATCTCGACGACCGCCGCTGA
- the crgA gene encoding cell division protein CrgA, with amino-acid sequence MPKSRIRKKADFTPPPAKQATNIKLTSRSWVAPVMLALFLIGLAWIVVFYVTDGDLPIQSLGNWNIVVGFGFIAGGFGVSTQWK; translated from the coding sequence GTGCCGAAGTCACGTATCCGCAAGAAGGCCGACTTCACGCCCCCTCCGGCGAAGCAGGCAACCAACATAAAGCTGACCAGCCGAAGCTGGGTGGCGCCGGTGATGCTGGCGCTCTTCCTGATCGGCCTGGCCTGGATCGTCGTGTTCTATGTGACCGACGGCGATCTGCCCATCCAGTCGCTGGGTAACTGGAACATCGTCGTCGGCTTCGGCTTCATCGCCGGAGGCTTCGGTGTCTCCACGCAGTGGAAGTAG
- a CDS encoding DUF881 domain-containing protein has translation MSNSADSPRGPVRRTFRHPVRVLTAAVFALAGLIFVTSANTAKGTNIRTDSSLLKLSDLIQQRSGKNAQLDETNASVREDIDTLVRRDDGSTEAEDARLKELERAAGTTKISGRSVSVTLDDAPPNATANPGYPDPQPNDLVIHQQDLQAVVNALWQGGAEGIKVMDQRLISTSAVRCVGNTLILQGRVYSPPYKVTAVGDPGKLKQALDDSPAISNYLLYVKAYGLGWKVEEREAVTLPGYSGTVDLHYAEPVK, from the coding sequence TTGAGCAATTCTGCCGACTCTCCCAGAGGACCGGTCCGGCGCACCTTCCGGCACCCGGTCAGGGTGCTCACCGCTGCCGTCTTCGCCCTCGCCGGACTGATCTTCGTCACCAGCGCCAACACGGCCAAGGGCACCAACATCCGTACCGACTCCTCGCTGCTGAAGCTCTCCGACCTCATCCAGCAGCGCAGCGGCAAGAACGCCCAGTTGGACGAGACCAACGCGTCGGTGCGCGAGGACATCGACACCCTCGTCCGGCGGGATGACGGCAGCACCGAGGCGGAGGACGCCCGGCTCAAGGAGCTGGAGAGGGCCGCGGGCACCACGAAGATCTCCGGCCGGTCCGTGTCCGTCACGCTCGACGACGCCCCGCCCAATGCCACCGCCAACCCCGGCTACCCCGATCCGCAACCCAATGACCTGGTCATTCACCAGCAGGACCTGCAGGCGGTCGTCAACGCCCTCTGGCAGGGCGGCGCCGAGGGCATCAAGGTCATGGACCAGCGGCTGATCTCCACCAGCGCGGTGCGCTGCGTCGGCAACACCCTGATCCTCCAGGGCCGGGTCTACTCCCCGCCGTACAAGGTCACCGCGGTCGGTGACCCGGGCAAGCTCAAGCAGGCGCTCGACGACTCCCCGGCGATCAGCAACTACCTGCTGTACGTGAAGGCCTACGGGCTCGGCTGGAAAGTCGAGGAGCGCGAGGCGGTGACTCTTCCCGGCTACTCGGGCACAGTGGATCTCCACTATGCGGAGCCGGTGAAGTAG
- a CDS encoding peptidylprolyl isomerase, whose translation MAEQLYATLKTNQGDIEIRLLPNHAPKTVKNFVELAKGEREWTHPESGKKSTDRLYDGTVFHRVISGFMIQGGDPLGNGTGGPGYEFGDEFHPDLSFNKPYLLAMANAGPGTNGSQFFVTVSPTAWLTGKHTIFGEVVDPASQKVVDAIAAAKTNARTDRPLQDVVIESVVIENR comes from the coding sequence GTGGCTGAGCAGCTTTACGCCACCTTGAAGACCAACCAGGGCGACATCGAGATCCGGCTCCTGCCGAACCACGCGCCCAAGACGGTCAAGAACTTCGTCGAGCTCGCCAAGGGCGAGCGGGAGTGGACGCATCCCGAGTCCGGCAAGAAGTCCACGGACCGGCTGTACGACGGAACCGTCTTCCACCGCGTCATCAGCGGCTTCATGATCCAGGGCGGCGACCCGCTGGGCAACGGCACCGGCGGCCCGGGGTACGAGTTCGGTGACGAGTTCCACCCCGACCTCAGCTTCAACAAGCCGTACCTGCTGGCCATGGCCAACGCCGGCCCGGGCACCAACGGCTCGCAGTTCTTCGTGACCGTTTCGCCGACCGCCTGGCTGACCGGCAAGCACACCATCTTCGGCGAGGTCGTCGACCCCGCCAGCCAGAAGGTCGTGGACGCCATCGCGGCCGCCAAGACCAACGCCCGCACCGACCGTCCGCTGCAGGACGTCGTGATCGAATCGGTCGTCATCGAGAACCGATGA